A single window of Neurospora crassa OR74A linkage group VII, whole genome shotgun sequence DNA harbors:
- a CDS encoding 40S ribosomal protein S30 has protein sequence MGKVHGSLARAGKVKSQTPKVEPQEKPKTPKGRAHKREIYTRRFVNVVTGPGGKRKMNANPSA, from the exons ATGGGCAAAGTTCACGGTTCCCTTGCTCGTGCCG GCAAGGTCAAGTCTCAGACTCCCAAGGTTGAGCCCCAGGAAAAGCCCAAGACTCCCAAGGGCCGTGCTCACAAGCGCGAAATCTACACTCGCCGTTTCGTGAACGTTGTCACCGGTCCTGGCGGCAAGCGCAAG ATGAACGCCAACCCCTCTGCTTGA
- a CDS encoding ribosomal protein L36, translated as MSNLFRSLASSMRALSLAAPRATAVNTTKTVVSTHQTRCLSQGLLSRHICTPMCSHNRPVAVCQSAKNGLQSKQQSRGMKVHSAIKKRCEHCKVVRRKANKRQNGYLYIICPANPRHKQRQGYR; from the exons ATGTCGAACCTCTTCCGGTCGCTCGCATCCTCGATGCGCGCGCTTTCCCTCGCCGCTCCTCGCGCGACTGccgtcaacaccaccaagaccGTTGTCTCGACACACCAGACACGATGCCTCTCTCAGGGCCTCCTCTCCCGCCACATTTGCACGCCCATGTGCTCCCATAACAGACCCGTCGCCGTGTGCCAAAGCGCCAAGAACGGCCTGCAGTCGAAGCAGCAATCGAGGGGCATGAAGGTTCACTCCGCTATCAAGAAGCGATGCGAGCATTGCAAG GTCGTGCGTCGCAAGGCCAACAAGAGGCAAAAcggctacctctacatcaTTTGCCCTGCGAATCCCAGACACAAGCAGCGCCAGGGCTACCGGTGA
- a CDS encoding FAD dependent oxidoreductase: MNRRQIRLIFYLAVLSPIAAVVYHHLLPSIPDSFITDLVNRLFPSETSAMTSQASRPGVIIVGGGLAGLSAAYSALCAGAPSVRLLERAPKPGGNSIKASSGINGAPTRFQQAAWPNLGPDETFWDDTVRSAGARLSSQTTSQPAARAQRESLISVLTQRSADAINFLADLGVDLTVVAQLGGHSHPRTHRGAGKTPPGAAIITTLVAKLKEAGGDRFELMTDCEVTRLLTDPINAAVSSNGNGGSSVDHQSVTVTGVEYRSTNDSGNGGSGDDGTSLHQLTGPVIFATGGFGGDTHGLLARYRPDLDGMPSTNDPRPGTHDLLAAVGAKLVDMDSVQIHPTGFVDPANPLAPVKFLAAELLRGEGGILLHNSKRFVNELETREHVSNTIMALPGDGVEGASLRQWDIQLLLDPGAAEAAAGHMGFYLWKGLMKKLKVSELDATTKETLEEYASIVRREKEDPFRRKAFGHWKLGVNSDGIVDENAEVCVGRVTPIVHFTMGGAVFNEHAQVLSSELGEEQKPIQGLWAAGEITGGIHGDNRLGGSSLLECVVFGRIAGAEAADIAKRAYI, encoded by the coding sequence ATGAACAGGCGACAGATTCGCTTGATTTTCTATCTTGCAGTCCTGAGTCCCATTGCCGCAGTCGTCTATCACCACCTTTTGCCATCAATACCCGACTCATTTATAACAGACCTTGTCAACAGACTGTTCCCGTCTGAAACATCCGCCATGACATCACAGGCCTCGCGTCCCGGTGTCATCATagtcggcggcggccttgccGGGCTTTCTGCCGCTTACTCCGCCCTGTGCGCCGGCGCCCCTTCAGTTCGCCTGCTGGAACGTGCCCCGAAGCCAGGAGGCAACAGCATCAAGGCCTCCTCGGGCATTAACGGGGCGCCCACCCGCTTCCAACAGGCTGCTTGGCCTAATCTAGGCCCTGATGAGACCTTCTGGGACGACACCGTCCGCTCTGCCGGCGCTCGCCTCTCCTCGCAAACCACAAGTCAGCCTGCGGCCAGGGCCCAGCGCGAGTCCCTCATCTCGGTCCTCACCCAGCGATCCGCTGATGCCATCAACTTCCTCGCCGATCTCGGCGTGGATCTCACCGTGGTGGCACAGCTCGGAGGCCATAGTCATCCACGAACACATCGTGGCGCTGGCAAGACGCCTCCAggcgccgccatcatcaccacccttGTCGCAAAGCTGAAGGAGGCGGGAGGAGACCGGTTCGAGCTGATGACCGATTGCGAGGTCACCAGGCTGCTCACCGACCCCATTAATGCTGCTGTCTCtagcaacggcaacggcggctCTTCAGTCGACCACCAATCCGTAACCGTTACTGGAGTTGAGTACAGATCGACCAATGACAGCGGCAATGGCGGCAGCGGTGATGACGGTACTTCTCTTCACCAACTTACCGGCCCCGTGATCTTCGCCACCGGCGGTTTCGGCGGTGACACGCACGGCCTGCTGGCCCGCTACCGCCCAGATCTGGACGGCATGCCCTCCACCAACGATCCGCGACCGGGCACCCACGATCTGCTTGCCGCCGTTGGTGCCAAGCTGGTCGATATGGACAGCGTGCAGATTCACCCGACCGGCTTCGTCGATCCGGCCAATCCATTGGCGCCCGTCAAATTCCTTGCCGCCGAGTTACTGAGAGGTGAAGGTGGCATACTGCTGCACAACAGTAAGAGGTTCGTCAACGAGCTGGAAACAAGGGAGCATGTGAGCAACACCATCATGGCTCTGCCGGGCGACGGAGTCGAAGGCGCCTCTTTACGCCAATGGGACATTCAACTCCTGCTCGACCCAGGCGCGGCCGAGGCTGCTGCGGGCCACATGGGGTTCTATCTGTGGAAGGGCCTGATGAAGAAACTAAAGGTTTCCGAACTAGATGCAACCACCAAGGAGACGCTGGAGGAGTATGCAAGCATTGtgaggagagaaaaggaagatcCGTTCCGTCGCAAGGCATTCGGGCACTGGAAACTTGGTGTAAACAGTGACGGTATTGTCGATGAAAACGCAGAGGTGTGCGTGGGCCGCGTTACGCCCATTGTGCATTTCACCATGGGTGGTGCCGTGTTCAATGAGCATGCCCAGGTGCTTTCGTCCGAGCTgggggaggagcagaagccTATCCAGGGACTGTGGGCCGCTGGCGAGATTACTGGCGGCATTCATGGCGATAATCGCCTTGGCGGTTCGTCGTTGCTGGAGTGTGTGGTCTTTGGAAGAATCGCGGGGGCCGAGGCGGCTGACATTGCGAAGAGGGCTTACATCTAA
- a CDS encoding 40S ribosomal protein S2 → MADRGTSGPRGGGFASRGDRGGDRGRGRGGRGRGRRGGKSEEKEWQPVTKLGRLVKAGKIKSMEEIYLHSLPIKEYQIVDFFLPKLKDEVMKIKPVQKQTRAGQRTRFKAIVIIGDSEGHVGLGIKTSKEVATAIRAAIIIAKLSVIPVRRGYWGANLGLPHSLPVKESGKCGSVTVRLIPAPRGTSLVASPAVKRLLQLAGIEDAYTSSSGSTKTLENTLKATFAAVSNTYGFLTPNLWKETKLTRSPLEEFADTLREGKRYAN, encoded by the exons ATGGCTGATCGTGGAACTTCTGGCCCCCGTGGCGGCGGCTTCGCTTCCCGTGGCGATCGTGGTGGTGACCGCggccgtggccgtggtggaCGTGGCCGTGGCCGTCGCGGCGGCAAgtccgaggagaaggagtggCAGCCCGTCACCAAGCTTGGCCGTCTCGTGAAGGCCGGCAAGATCAAGAGCATGGAGGAGATCTACCTCCACTCTCTCCCCATCAAGGAGTACCAGATCgtcgacttcttcctccccaagCTCAAGGATGAGGTCATGAAG ATCAAGCCCGTCCAGAAGCAGACCCGTGCCGGTCAGCGTACCCGCTTCAAggccatcgtcatcatcggtGACTCCGAGGGCCACGTCGGTCTCGGTATCAAGACCTCCAAGGAAGTCGCTACTGCTATCCGCGctgccatcatcatcgccaagcTCAGCGTCATCCCCGTCCGTCGCGGTTACTGGGGCGCCAACCTCGGTCTCCCCCACTCCCTCCCCGTCAAGGAGTCTGGCAAGTGCGGTTCCGTCACCGTCCGC CTTATCCCCGCTCCCCGTGGTACCTCCCTCGTTGCCTCCCCCGCCGTCAAGCGTCTTCTCCAGCTCGCCGGTATCGAGGATGCTtacacctcctcttccggctCTACCAAGACCCTTGAGAACACTCTCAAGGCTACTTTCGCCGCTGTTTCCAACACCTATGGCTTCCTTACCCCCAACTTGTGGAAGGAGACCAAGTTGACCCGCTCTCCTCTTGAGGAGTTCGCCGACACCCTCCGTGAGGGCAAGCGTTACGCCAACTAA
- the ars-1 gene encoding arylsulfatase yields MRFSVVTLAAGVPLSTAFAVDSGQKSLGFEHKPKGTTTEGEKKSPNIVFILTDDQDLHLQSLDYLPLLKKYLADEGTTYKRHYCTTAICCPARVSLWTGKQAHNTNVTDVSPPYGGYPKFISQGFNEAYLPVWLQKAGYDTYYTGKLFNAHTVDNYDAPYIAGWNGSDFLLDPYTYSYLNATFQRNRDPPISYEGQYSVDVLAEKAYGFLDEAAKNVHNRPFFLGIAPIAPHSNVEPRFPSSSSSSSSSDSATLHRRPTNEHDDIEKSVSFTPPIPAARHAHLFPDVIVPRTPHFNPSSRASGVSWIARLPHQSAENVAFNDHFYRQRLRALQSVDELVAGVVARLERHGLLENTYVFYTADNGYHIGQHRLQPGKECGFEEDINVPLIVRGPGVKKGEVAEVVTSHVDLAPTVLKLAGALGDKESKEEEEEEEYGLDGEAIPLTAEDLAQAKAKGKRHEHVTVEYWGFAVSEGRVFEKDATRYWTNNTYKAVKILGERYNMYYSVWCSGEHELYDLQTDRYQLNNILDSSSLVTGKTPATLLGVPVQKVVARLDSLLFVLKSCKGKTCIRPWEALHPAGNVQNLHDALSSRFDSFYEKEQKRVEFDRCERGYIVEAEGPQFETDGLVYRDGHRWDQWV; encoded by the exons ATGCGCTTTTCGGTGGTAACTCTCGCAGCAGGCGTACCACTATCAACCGCTTTTGCCGTAGACAGCGGACAAAAATCTCTAGGCTTCGAACATAAACCAAAGGGGACGACAAcggaaggggaaaagaagagccCAAATATCGTCTTCATTCTTACCGACGACCAAGACTTGCATTTACAGTCGCTCGACTATCTTCCCCTGCTCAAAAAATACTTGGCCGATGAAGGTACTACATACAAACGTCACTACTGTACAACGGCCATCTGCTGCCCTGCCCGAGTTTCTCTGTGGACCGGAAAACAAGCCCACAACACCAACGTCACGGACGTATCACCGCCATATG GTGGATACCCCAAGTTCATCAGTCAAGGCTTCAACGAAGCCTATCTGCCAGTCTGGCTCCAAAAAGCTGGCTACGATACCTACTACACCGGCAAGCTTTTCAACGCCCACACCGTTGATAACTACGATGCCCCTTACATAGCCGGTTGGAACGGCTCCGACTTTCTTTTGGACCCTTACACTTACTCGTACCTCAACGCCACCTTCCAACGCAACCGTGATCCCCCGATTAGTTACGAAGGCCAATACTCAGTCGACGTCCTCGCCGAGAAGGCCTACGGATTTCTCGACGAGGCCGCCAAAAACGTCCACAACCggcccttcttcctcggcatTGCCCCCATCGCCCCTCACAGCAACGTCGAGCCGcgcttcccttcctcttcctcttcctcctcctcctcagacTCAGCTACCCTCCACCGCCGTCCAACCAACGAACACGACGACATTGAAAAATCCGTCTCCTTCACGCCTCCCATTCCCGCCGCCCGACACGCCCACCTTTTCCCAGATGTCATCGTCCCGCGCACTCCCCACTTCAACCCCTCTTCGCGCGCCTCGGGCGTGTCTTGGATTGCTCGCTTGCCGCACCAGAGCGCCGAGAACGTAGCCTTCAACGATCACTTTTACCGGCAGCGGCTGCGCGCGCTGCAATCGGTCGACGAGCTGGTCGCAGGCGTCGTGGCGCGGCTGGAGCGCCATGGGTTGTTGGAGAACACGTACGTCTTTTACACGGCTGATAACGGATACCATATTGGTCAGCACCGGCTCCAGCCGGGGAAGGAGTGCGGGTTCGAAGAGGACATTAATGTCCCGTTGATTGTGAGGGGACCGGGcgtgaagaagggggaggtaGCGGAGGTGGTGACGAGTCATGTGGATCTGGCGCCTACGGTTCTGAAGTTGGCTGGGGCTTTGGGTGACAAGgaaagcaaagaagaagaagaagaagaagaatatgGGCTGGATGGAGAGGCGATCCCGCTTACCGCCGAGGACCTGGCTCAAGCGAAGGCGAAGGGAAAAAGACATGAGCATGTCACGGTTGAGTATTGGGGGTTTGCGGTCTCGGAGGGCCGAGTTTTTGAAAAGGACGCGACGAGGTACTGGACGAACAATACGTACAAGGCCGTAAAAATCTTGGGCGAAAGGTATAATATGTACTACTCTGTCTGGTGTAGTGGTGAACATGAGCTGTACGATCTTCAG ACCGATCGTTACCAGCTCAATAACATTCTTGACTCTTCGTCGCTTGTCACTGGGAAAACGCCGGCGACTCTTCTTGGGGTACCAGTCCAGAAAGTCGTTGCCCGACTTGATTCGCTCCTCTTTGTCCTCAAGTCGTGTAAAGGAAAGACGTGTATCCGACCATGGGAGGCTCTACACCCGGCTGGGAATGTGCAGAACTTACATGATGCTCTTTCGAGTAGGTTCGATTCCTTTTACGAAAAAGAGCAGAAAAGGGTAGAGTTTGACCGGTGCGAGAGGGGATACATCGTTGAGGCCGAAGGTCCGCAGTTTGAAACGGACGGGTTAGTATACCGGGATGGACATCGATGGGATCAGTGGGTTTGA
- a CDS encoding GPR/FUN34 family protein, translating into MYDEKPQVDNISAEQAHAQAQAQLQAQAQAAVAAAHQEAMLNGWHNPMARIHTGTEPRLPAFGGEFQPGLYRPVKERKFANPAPLGLCAFALTTFILSCVNLKARNLTVPNVVVGSALAYGGLIQLLAGMWEMAVGNTFGATALSSYGGFWISYAILLTPAWNILGADGPYATPEAKAIDPEMAASAVGVFLTGWFIFTTILLLCTLRSTIMFFMLFFTLDIAFLMLACGEYANDNGNALAAGRLTKAGGVFGMLAAFFAWYNAFAGIADSSNSFFLLPVFHFPWSEKGRETRMAAKSDRDQA; encoded by the exons ATGTACGACGAAAAGCCCCAGGTTGACAACATCTCTGCGGAGCAGGCCCACGCCCAGGCCCAAGCTCAGCTCCAGGCTCAGGCCCAGGCCGCTGTCGCTGCCGCCCACCAAGAGGCCATGCTCAATGGCTGGCACAACCCAATGGCTCGCATCCATACCGGAACTGAGCCCAGGTTGCCTGCCTTCGGTGGTGAATTTCAACCCGGTCTCTATCGCCCAGTCAAGGAACGCAAGTTCGCCAACCCAGCGCCCTTGGGTCTCTGCGCTTTCGCCCTCACTACCTTCATCCTCTCCTGCGTCAACCTCAAGGCTCGTAACTTGACCGTCCCCAACGTTGTCGTTGGCTCTGCTCTCGCTTATGGCGGTCTTATCCAGCTTCTTGCCGGCATGTG GGAAATGGCTGTTGGCAACACTTTCGGTGCTACTGCTCTCTCTTCTTACGGTGGCTTTTGGATCTCCTATGCCATTCTTCTCACCCCGGCCTGGAACATCCTTGGCGCCGACGGTCCCTATGCTACCCCAGAAGCCAAGGCGATTGATCCCGAGATGGCCGCGTCTGCTGTCGGCGTCTTCCTTACCGGCTGGTTCATCTTCACCACAATCCTTCTTCTATGCACCTTGCGCTCCACCATCATGTTCTTTATGCTTTTCTTCACTCTGGATATTGCCTTCCTCATGCTGGCTTGCGGCGAGTACGCCAACGACAACGGAAACGCCCTTGCCGCCGGGAGGCTCACCAAGGCTGGCGGTGTCTTCGGTATGCTTGCCGCCTTCTTCGCTTGGTACAACGCGTTTGCTGGTATTGCGGACAGCAG caactccttcttcctcctccctgtcttccacttcccctgGTCTGAGAAGGGCCGTGAGACCAGGATGGCTGCCAAGTCTGACCGTGACCAGGCGTAA
- a CDS encoding WD repeat protein, translating into MNQQSQQYQPARRPSAYASHGDELHMSAHQAHLSSPREYASSGAPHIKLEQMPSSPPNMQSYQSAGAVPNVLQPGGMSSRPPVMQSNTAPTLPTMQQSADYKSHGYERSSPATLASNSYDGGNSPYSAYNPTPPGGSSSSQYMSPASTNKYAAASSSRNVSNTPLGLSDIRPRADSTLSDGMLPGSQAYELANPQSRTSNYMAPWATYSFDWCKWRPSANSAGKLAIGSYLEDGHNYIQILEANLTQTPPDVYVPGTSKYSMDFTRTAEATHSYPVTRLLWEPPSSQKQSTDLLATSGDHLRLWSLPADPVVPTSGSSITSRSGRDAPITKLTPLALLSNSKTPDHTAPLTSLDWNTVQPSLIITSSIDTTCTIWDIPSLTAKTQLIAHDKEVYDVRFCANSVDVFVSCGQDGSVRMFDLRSLEHSTIIYEPTGKEERDANGGRISPTLAQQTMSHPPPLLRLATSPHDQHLLATFAMDSNVIRILDVRQPGQALLELRGHGGSLNCIEWSPTRRGTLASGGDDCQVLIWDLLNQPSGLTPAGQPDNVRSPVASWQCDYEVGNLGWVPPMGNGEYGDWLGVSAGRGVWGVRF; encoded by the exons ATGAACCAGCAGTCACAGCAATATCAGCCGGCGCGCCGACCGAGTGCCTATGCCTCCCACGGCGACGAGCTTCACATGTCGGCACATCAGGCCCACTTGTCGTCGCCCCGCGAGTACGCGTCCTCCGGCGCACCACATATCAAGCTCGAGCAGATGCCCTCGAGCCCCCCCAACATGCAGAGCTATCAAAGCGCTGGTGCCGTACCCAATGTTCTGCAGCCCGGAGGCATGTCGTCTCGTCCGCCCGTCATGCAGTCCAACACGGCTCCCACTCTCCCCACGATGCAGCAGTCGGCCGACTACAAGTCCCACGGCTATGAGCGCTCCAGCCCTGCTACCCTGGCCTCAAATTCCTATGACGGCGGCAACTCGCCCTATTCCGCCTACAACCCGACGCCTCCAGGTGGCAGCTCTTCGTCGCAATACATGTCTCCCGCAAGCACCAACAAGTACGCGGCCGCTTCGTCATCTCGCAACGTCTCCAACACCCCGCTGGGACTGTCAGATATCCGGCCTCGGGCCGATTCCACCCTCTCTGATGGCATGCTGCCCGGTAGCCAGGCCTACGAATTGGCCAATCCCCAGTCTCGCACCAGCAACTACATGGCCCCTTGGGCTACGTACTCGTTCGACTGGTGTAAGTGGCGTCCCAGCGCAAACAGTGCCGGGAAATTGGCCATTGGCAGCTACTTGGAGGATGGCCACAACTATATCCAGATCTTGGAGGCCAATTTGACGCAGACACCACCCGATGTATACGTCCCGGGCACCTCCAAGTACTCCATGGACTTCACCCGCACCGCCGAGGCCACACACTCATACCCCGTAACGCGCCTGTTGTGGGAACCTCCTTCATCCCAGAAACAATCCACAGACCTGCTGGCTACCTCAGGGGACCATTTGCGGCTGTGGTCACTTCCAGCTGACCCCGTGGTCCCCACCAGTGGCTCTTCGATCACTTCGAGAAGCGGCCGTGACGCCCCCATCACCAAGCTTACTCCCCTAGCCCTCTTGTCCAACTCCAAGACGCCCGATCATACAGCTCCTCTGACCTCGCTCGACTGGAATACCGTTCAGCCTAGCTTAATCATCACATCGAGTATCGACACTACGTGTACCATCTGGGATATCCCATCGTTGACGGCCAAGACTCAGCTTATCGCCCACGATAAGGAGGTGTACGACGTTCGCTTCTGCGCAAACAGTGTAGATGTGTTTGTAAGCTGTGGCCAGGACGGCAGTGTGCGCATGTTCGATCTCCGGAGCCTTGAGCACAGTACTATCATTTACGAGCCCACAGGCAAGGAAGAGCGTG ATGCCAATGGCGGCCGGATCAGTCCTACGCTGGCTCAGCAAACCATGTCGCACCCCCCACCCCTCCTGCGACTGGCCACGTCTCCGCATGACCAACATCTACTCGCAACTTTTGCGATGGATTCCAATGTAATCAGGATACTCGACGTTCGCCAACCAGGGCAGGCGTTGCTGGAGCTTCGGGGCCATGGGGGTTCCTTAAACTGCATTGAGTGGTCGCCCACCCGGAGAGGCACGCTTGCTTCGGGTGGTGACGACTGCCAGGTGCTCATTTGGGACTTGCTCAACCAGCCCTCCGGGTTGACCCCGGCAGGCCAGCCTGATAACGTGAGGAGTCCTGTGGCTAGTTGGCAGTGTGACTACGAGGTCGGGAACCTTGGATGGGTTCCTCCAATGGGCAATGGCGAGTATGGCGATTGGTTGGGAGTCAGCGCAGGGCGCGGTGTTTGGGGTGTTCGGTTCTAG